In the Novosphingobium sp. 9 genome, one interval contains:
- a CDS encoding tyrosine-type recombinase/integrase, producing the protein MPRDTSPYILGDYWLDQRRDGRAPGIWQIATARGRSVVYRSTRKRSLTEAKAVIEAYVAELRALNTRQTPAEAGVGAILVTYWKEKGRKAVNNDQTSRSLRTFLAFLLQDAVGIQAVVTDLTPALFERFREWRMGPHSFNLEWFGETFDYKSEQGVKGATVQRNINDVRAAVHHAEANMRITIAPRIPDLDARYQSPLRERVLSIDEMARIAWYASHNADLFRFVALQFATAVRPQAALKFDPRTQFDVRTGLIDLQPGEAAQTKKRNAIIPAIRPFRHVLRNWARDGASGAASRKTAWRIMRRALGLSDDVFPKTIRHTIATILYADDTVPEREIVELLGHEGKLARTTRIYAKYDPNRMRNLTRALTILWVTVHREAKAFSADHLLTTTGQGGQNVVAGKSKGTKVSSLSEAGGRDRD; encoded by the coding sequence ATGCCCCGCGACACCAGCCCCTACATCCTCGGAGATTACTGGCTCGACCAACGCCGCGATGGCCGTGCCCCCGGTATCTGGCAAATCGCAACCGCCCGTGGACGGTCGGTCGTTTATCGCAGCACTCGCAAGCGGTCGCTGACCGAGGCCAAGGCGGTAATCGAAGCCTACGTCGCGGAGCTGCGCGCGCTTAATACGCGCCAGACGCCAGCGGAGGCGGGGGTGGGGGCCATTCTCGTCACGTACTGGAAGGAGAAGGGGCGCAAGGCGGTCAACAACGACCAGACCAGCCGATCCCTTCGTACCTTTCTGGCGTTTCTCCTGCAGGATGCAGTGGGTATTCAAGCCGTCGTGACGGATCTTACGCCCGCGCTGTTCGAACGCTTCCGCGAGTGGCGCATGGGGCCGCACAGCTTCAACCTCGAGTGGTTTGGCGAGACGTTCGATTACAAGAGCGAGCAGGGCGTGAAGGGCGCGACGGTCCAGCGCAACATCAACGATGTGCGGGCGGCGGTTCATCATGCCGAGGCGAACATGCGAATCACCATCGCGCCGCGCATCCCTGACCTCGACGCGCGCTATCAGTCGCCGCTGCGCGAAAGGGTGCTGTCGATCGATGAGATGGCGCGGATCGCTTGGTACGCGAGCCACAACGCGGATCTGTTCCGATTCGTGGCACTACAGTTCGCAACCGCTGTCCGGCCACAGGCGGCGCTCAAGTTCGATCCGCGCACGCAGTTCGATGTTCGCACGGGCCTGATCGATCTCCAGCCGGGTGAGGCGGCGCAGACCAAGAAGCGCAATGCGATCATTCCGGCGATCCGACCATTCCGGCATGTGCTGCGAAACTGGGCGCGAGACGGCGCCTCAGGCGCTGCCAGCCGCAAAACGGCGTGGCGAATCATGCGCCGAGCGCTGGGCCTCTCCGATGACGTCTTCCCGAAGACGATCCGCCATACGATCGCGACGATTCTCTATGCCGATGACACGGTGCCCGAGCGCGAGATCGTTGAGCTGCTGGGGCACGAGGGCAAGCTGGCGAGGACGACTCGGATCTATGCGAAGTACGACCCGAACCGGATGCGCAACCTCACGCGTGCGCTGACCATTTTATGGGTGACGGTTCATCGCGAAGCGAAAGCGTTTAGTGCTGACCATTTGCTGACCACTACGGGTCAGGGCGGTCAGAATGTAGTGGCTGGGAAATCCAAGGGAACGAAGGTTTCCAGCCTATCTGAGGCTGGTGGGCGCGACAGGGATTGA
- a CDS encoding DUF4031 domain-containing protein: MTCYVDDVRHRFGNMVMCHLWADTLDELLAMVDRIGVQRKWIQGHPTLSFGKHRHASWVHFDIALSKKQLAIQAGAVLTDRYGPVEHTARLALRSDDADCRERAERKLATIAEIRGRNDA; this comes from the coding sequence ATGACCTGCTACGTCGATGACGTCCGACACCGCTTCGGCAACATGGTGATGTGTCACCTCTGGGCGGACACGCTCGACGAGTTGCTCGCCATGGTCGACCGGATCGGGGTGCAGCGGAAGTGGATACAAGGTCACCCGACCTTGTCTTTCGGCAAACACCGACATGCCAGCTGGGTACATTTCGATATCGCGCTTTCGAAGAAGCAGCTCGCAATCCAGGCTGGCGCGGTTCTCACTGATCGGTACGGCCCTGTTGAGCACACCGCGCGCCTTGCATTGCGCAGCGATGACGCTGACTGCCGTGAGCGAGCAGAGCGCAAACTGGCAACGATCGCCGAGATCCGTGGAAGGAATGACGCATGA
- a CDS encoding nitronate monooxygenase, translated as MNFVEHLGLSVPLVQAPMAGVSTPAMAAAVCEAGALGSLGLGAMTADQAAATIADLKARTARPFNLNLFVHATPVPDPSGEAAWLDALTPLFASFDAESPKALETIYASFAQDDAMLCVLVDAAPAVVSFHFGLPDASRLAALRGAGCLLVASVTSLAEAQAAARAGIDVLVAQGWEAGGHRGMFDPEAPDAQLGTFALTRLLVQSQPLPVIAAGGIMDGAGIRAALDLGAAAAQLGTAFVACPESAASDAYRAALTGPGGHTTRMTRAISGRPARCLGNAFTAWGDTHVELTNPAYPRAYDAGKALAAAARAKGEFGFDAQWAGQAAPLARALPAGDLVALLAREIAAGSRS; from the coding sequence GTGAATTTCGTCGAACATCTCGGCCTTTCCGTTCCGCTCGTTCAAGCCCCCATGGCGGGAGTATCGACCCCCGCCATGGCTGCGGCCGTATGCGAGGCCGGGGCACTCGGCTCGCTTGGCCTTGGCGCCATGACTGCGGATCAGGCCGCCGCGACCATCGCCGACCTGAAGGCGCGAACGGCACGCCCGTTCAATCTCAACCTCTTCGTGCATGCAACGCCGGTGCCTGATCCCTCTGGAGAGGCAGCATGGCTGGACGCACTGACGCCCCTGTTCGCGAGCTTCGACGCCGAATCGCCCAAGGCACTTGAGACGATCTACGCCTCGTTTGCTCAGGACGATGCAATGCTGTGCGTGCTCGTCGATGCAGCGCCTGCCGTCGTCAGCTTCCATTTCGGCCTTCCGGATGCATCCCGCCTCGCCGCATTGCGAGGCGCGGGCTGCCTGCTCGTCGCCAGCGTCACCAGCCTTGCCGAAGCGCAGGCTGCGGCAAGAGCGGGAATCGATGTGCTCGTCGCGCAAGGTTGGGAGGCCGGTGGCCATCGCGGCATGTTCGATCCCGAAGCTCCCGATGCACAACTCGGCACTTTTGCGCTCACGCGGCTGCTGGTGCAGTCGCAGCCCCTGCCGGTCATCGCCGCAGGCGGGATCATGGACGGCGCGGGTATTCGCGCCGCGCTAGATCTTGGTGCAGCAGCCGCACAACTTGGCACCGCTTTCGTTGCCTGTCCCGAATCGGCAGCCTCCGACGCCTATCGCGCCGCACTAACCGGCCCCGGCGGCCACACCACACGGATGACCCGCGCCATTTCCGGGCGACCGGCACGCTGCCTCGGCAATGCCTTCACCGCGTGGGGTGACACCCACGTCGAATTGACAAACCCGGCCTATCCCCGCGCCTACGACGCCGGCAAGGCGCTTGCCGCCGCTGCTCGCGCCAAGGGAGAGTTCGGGTTCGATGCGCAATGGGCCGGACAAGCCGCACCGCTCGCCCGCGCCCTTCCTGCCGGCGATCTCGTGGCCCTGCTGGCACGGGAAATCGCAGCGGGTTCGCGCTCCTGA
- the der gene encoding ribosome biogenesis GTPase Der: MLPQVIIIGRPNVGKSTLFNRLVGKKLALVDDQPGVTRDRRFGDAELLGLKFQIVDTAGWEDEDDETLPGRMRKQTEAALATADVAVFVIDARAGLTPLDEEIANWLRASPVPVILLGNKAEGRAAEGGLLESYSLGLGDPVAISAEHGEGMGDLFEALLPHLEPLQPEEMEEEELDEEALLRAPLKLAIVGRPNAGKSTLINRFLGEDRLLTGPEAGITRDSIAIDWLWKDPASGEDREVRLIDTAGMRKRANVVEKLERMAVADARHAIDFAEVVVLLLDATRGLEHQDLKIASKVLEEGRALMIAINKWDVAEDASALFQGIRKALDEGLAQVRGVPLLAVSARTAKGLDEMMAAAFSLREAWSRRVPTAALNRWFDDALAANPPPAPGGRRIKLRFITQAKTRPPGFVLFGTRLDMLPESYKRYLINGIRRELGFDAVPIRLHLRSPKNPFAGK, encoded by the coding sequence ATGCTTCCTCAGGTCATCATCATCGGTCGCCCCAATGTGGGCAAGTCAACCCTGTTCAACCGGCTCGTCGGCAAGAAGCTGGCGCTCGTCGACGATCAGCCCGGCGTCACGCGCGATCGCCGTTTCGGCGATGCCGAACTGCTCGGCCTCAAGTTCCAGATCGTCGATACGGCGGGCTGGGAGGATGAGGATGACGAGACGCTTCCCGGTCGCATGCGCAAGCAGACCGAAGCCGCGCTCGCGACAGCAGACGTCGCTGTCTTCGTGATCGATGCACGTGCGGGGCTGACCCCGCTTGACGAGGAAATCGCCAACTGGCTGCGTGCTTCGCCGGTGCCGGTGATCCTGCTCGGCAACAAGGCAGAAGGGCGCGCGGCAGAAGGCGGGTTGCTGGAGTCGTACTCGCTCGGCCTTGGCGATCCGGTGGCGATCTCTGCGGAGCATGGCGAGGGCATGGGCGACCTTTTCGAGGCGCTTCTGCCCCATCTCGAACCGCTTCAGCCCGAAGAGATGGAAGAAGAGGAACTGGACGAGGAAGCGCTGTTGCGCGCCCCGCTCAAGCTCGCCATCGTCGGTCGACCGAACGCCGGTAAATCGACGCTTATCAATCGCTTCCTCGGCGAAGATCGCCTGCTGACTGGCCCCGAAGCTGGTATCACCCGCGATTCGATCGCGATCGACTGGCTCTGGAAGGATCCGGCGTCGGGTGAGGATCGCGAGGTTCGCCTGATCGACACGGCTGGGATGCGCAAGCGTGCCAACGTGGTCGAAAAGCTGGAGCGCATGGCCGTTGCCGACGCGCGCCATGCCATCGATTTCGCCGAAGTCGTGGTGCTTCTGCTCGATGCCACGCGCGGGCTGGAGCATCAGGATCTCAAGATCGCCTCGAAGGTCCTCGAGGAAGGTCGCGCGCTGATGATCGCGATCAACAAGTGGGACGTGGCGGAAGACGCCAGTGCGTTGTTCCAGGGTATCCGCAAGGCGCTCGACGAAGGTCTCGCGCAGGTGCGCGGTGTGCCCTTGCTTGCGGTCTCGGCGCGAACCGCCAAGGGGCTGGACGAGATGATGGCGGCAGCCTTCTCGCTGCGCGAGGCGTGGAGCCGCCGTGTGCCGACGGCTGCGCTCAACCGCTGGTTCGACGATGCGTTAGCCGCCAATCCGCCGCCAGCGCCGGGCGGTCGGCGAATCAAACTGCGCTTCATTACGCAGGCCAAGACCCGCCCGCCGGGCTTCGTGCTGTTCGGCACGCGTCTCGATATGCTGCCCGAAAGCTACAAGCGGTATCTTATAAACGGGATACGCCGCGAACTGGGGTTTGATGCCGTGCCGATCCGTCTGCATCTGCGCAGCCCGAAGAACCCGTTCGCGGGTAAGTGA
- a CDS encoding AI-2E family transporter — MIKKSDSGFRLEDGGFIALVILVTLGFLYLLVPYFGAVLWGLVAAILFEPLTLRLAKAMGDRRTAAALIVLFGLIAVFIVPAILLGIGLVNEATTIYQKIQGGQIDPVKIVNSFRAELPRSVNGYINEHHLLDINNIRQMFGSNISGALQNVAGRLLIVGQGAFNFIAALGVMLYLTYFLLRNGDRYADIVRRSAPLRPALRDKLIEHFVVVVRATMKGTVVVGIAQGVLGGILFSVLGIEGAMLWGVLMGFCSLLPAVGSGLVWVPMAGYLFVTGQTLHAVIVLVAGFFVIGVVDNVLRPVLVGRDTRMPDFVVLIATLSGLELFGLNGLIVGPVIAALFMATWNLVSESKDEDGMVEPGGPDAIVQGTSEEATTEAAAHPS; from the coding sequence ATGATCAAAAAGTCGGACAGCGGATTTCGCCTCGAAGATGGAGGCTTCATTGCCCTCGTCATTCTGGTGACGCTGGGCTTCCTCTACTTGCTGGTGCCGTATTTCGGCGCCGTGCTCTGGGGGCTTGTCGCCGCGATCCTGTTCGAACCGCTGACCCTGCGCCTCGCCAAGGCGATGGGCGATCGGCGCACGGCTGCGGCCCTGATCGTGCTGTTCGGCCTGATCGCCGTATTCATCGTGCCTGCGATCCTCCTAGGCATCGGCCTCGTGAACGAGGCGACGACGATCTATCAGAAGATACAGGGCGGCCAGATCGACCCGGTGAAGATCGTCAATTCCTTTCGCGCGGAGCTGCCACGCAGCGTCAATGGCTACATCAACGAGCATCACCTGCTCGACATCAACAATATCCGCCAGATGTTCGGATCGAACATTTCCGGCGCGCTCCAGAACGTCGCCGGTCGCCTGCTGATCGTCGGCCAGGGTGCGTTCAACTTCATCGCCGCGCTCGGCGTGATGCTCTACCTCACCTACTTCCTGCTGCGGAACGGCGATCGTTATGCCGACATCGTGCGCCGGTCTGCACCTCTGCGCCCGGCCCTGCGCGACAAGCTGATCGAGCACTTCGTGGTCGTCGTGCGCGCCACCATGAAAGGCACGGTCGTCGTCGGGATTGCTCAGGGCGTTCTGGGCGGCATCCTGTTCAGTGTGCTCGGCATCGAAGGCGCGATGCTGTGGGGCGTTCTGATGGGGTTCTGCTCGCTTCTGCCCGCCGTAGGCTCCGGTCTGGTATGGGTGCCGATGGCGGGCTACCTGTTCGTCACCGGGCAAACCCTGCATGCGGTGATCGTGCTGGTGGCAGGCTTCTTCGTCATCGGTGTAGTCGACAACGTGCTACGCCCCGTGCTGGTCGGCAGGGACACCCGCATGCCCGATTTCGTGGTGCTGATCGCCACACTATCAGGGCTAGAACTGTTTGGATTGAATGGCCTGATCGTCGGCCCGGTGATCGCTGCGCTGTTCATGGCGACCTGGAATCTGGTCTCGGAAAGCAAGGACGAGGACGGCATGGTCGAACCGGGCGGCCCCGATGCCATCGTACAGGGAACCAGCGAGGAAGCGACGACCGAAGCCGCCGCTCATCCCTCCTGA
- a CDS encoding MT-A70 family methyltransferase, which produces MTWPFGEMRPMSYGALLVDPPWQFRNYSAKGEAKNPVSHYACMSLADIAALPVAHLAAPDCALFMWATAPMLPEAIELLKAWGFTYKSGAAWAKQSSTGARWAFGTGYVFRSAAEFLLVGTIGKPRIRSRRQRNLIVAPIREHSRKPDDQYAMVEALYAGPYAEIFSRSNRPRWDCWGNEAGKFERGIA; this is translated from the coding sequence ATGACATGGCCCTTCGGCGAAATGCGCCCCATGTCCTACGGCGCTCTGCTGGTCGATCCCCCTTGGCAATTCCGCAACTACAGCGCGAAGGGTGAAGCAAAGAACCCCGTGTCGCACTACGCATGCATGTCGCTTGCCGACATCGCCGCGCTGCCGGTCGCGCACCTCGCAGCACCGGACTGCGCGCTGTTCATGTGGGCGACGGCGCCTATGCTGCCTGAGGCTATAGAGCTGCTCAAGGCATGGGGCTTCACGTACAAGTCGGGTGCGGCCTGGGCAAAGCAGTCGAGCACCGGCGCGCGCTGGGCGTTCGGCACTGGCTATGTGTTCCGTTCGGCGGCCGAATTTCTGCTGGTCGGAACGATCGGCAAGCCCCGCATTCGCTCGCGCCGCCAGCGCAACCTGATCGTCGCGCCGATCCGCGAGCACAGCCGCAAGCCTGACGACCAGTACGCCATGGTCGAGGCTCTTTATGCCGGGCCTTACGCCGAGATTTTCAGCCGCTCGAACCGGCCCAGATGGGATTGCTGGGGTAACGAGGCGGGCAAATTTGAGCGAGGGATCGCATGA
- a CDS encoding BrnA antitoxin family protein, translated as MIDDENPEWTEADFARAKLVSKHPVLSKVFRGAQKAPTKQAVSIRLDADVVEALRASGPGWQGRVNDMLRAAVL; from the coding sequence GTGATCGACGACGAAAACCCCGAATGGACCGAAGCTGACTTCGCGCGGGCAAAGCTCGTGTCGAAGCATCCTGTTTTGTCCAAGGTGTTCCGAGGCGCGCAGAAGGCACCGACGAAGCAGGCAGTATCGATCAGGCTGGATGCAGATGTGGTCGAAGCCTTGCGCGCATCCGGGCCCGGCTGGCAGGGCCGAGTGAACGACATGCTACGCGCCGCTGTTTTGTAA
- a CDS encoding helix-turn-helix transcriptional regulator produces the protein MQEDITPLQRFIRAAIDVSPEKRDFYDKLLQAKLGTKGKPIYDIDRGKSKNPSLAQLNAISEVLKQPRELFERAIAGEDVEPVRSAISHVYAPPVMPDIPLTRSINADEPTVELASLDLSYSMGPGTELESYIEQEPIRFDPVFIRRLTRAPYERLKLARGVGDSMQPTLLPGDVVMIDTTQNMLNMSDRVYAVALHGAAAIKRIRLDKGCKVLVVSDNPAVENYTIDAEDVIVHGRVIWFGREL, from the coding sequence ATGCAAGAGGACATCACGCCCTTACAGCGCTTCATCCGCGCAGCCATCGATGTCTCGCCCGAGAAGCGCGATTTCTATGATAAGCTGCTTCAGGCCAAGCTCGGCACCAAGGGCAAGCCGATCTATGATATCGATCGCGGCAAGAGCAAAAACCCCAGCCTCGCGCAGCTGAATGCGATTTCCGAAGTGCTTAAGCAGCCGCGAGAGCTATTTGAGCGGGCAATTGCTGGCGAGGACGTCGAGCCGGTTCGAAGCGCGATCAGCCATGTCTATGCGCCGCCGGTCATGCCCGATATCCCGTTGACCCGGAGCATCAATGCGGACGAGCCTACAGTAGAGCTGGCATCCCTTGACCTCTCTTATTCGATGGGGCCTGGCACCGAGCTGGAAAGCTATATCGAGCAAGAGCCGATCCGCTTCGATCCGGTGTTCATTCGGCGCCTGACGCGCGCTCCTTATGAGCGCCTCAAGCTCGCGCGCGGTGTGGGCGACAGCATGCAGCCGACGCTTCTGCCGGGCGATGTCGTGATGATCGATACGACCCAGAACATGCTGAACATGTCAGATCGGGTATATGCCGTGGCCCTTCATGGTGCGGCGGCGATCAAGCGTATCCGGCTAGATAAGGGCTGTAAGGTTCTCGTGGTTTCCGACAACCCTGCTGTCGAGAACTACACGATCGATGCCGAGGACGTGATCGTTCATGGACGAGTGATCTGGTTTGGCAGGGAGCTTTAG
- a CDS encoding class I SAM-dependent methyltransferase: MFVENVASRPYLHASSLRRNLLKSGWRAVYNRLQIESITSAKDRKLFDQALADPPPLTMETAKATFGDYLTRPRFHILRGLAEAFTQLDPAYKSHTKVRIGAKGLPKRVILSNWGGFSSTYGRDLFKNMADALAAVRGQSAVEWCEMLDIDEQHKVGGDAVMNGRTLKRFRAGQPDEPFAAPDRGLTIRRFANGNAHVFFDRDALVAVNRGLGEFYGEVLPDAEEEGVKPSASTAVSKDLQFYWSPPAVIEAALEFAGVPSPAHYRSGYHKMPVQRVLEPSCGDGRILDALRERGHRALGIEYHPGRAAEARAKGHAVLVANFLEHPATPEFDAVVMNPPFYGRHYVQHVRHAYTFLRPGGTLVAILPATARYDYGELAGEWRDLPVASFAEAGTNVPTTMLKMRARP; this comes from the coding sequence GTGTTCGTCGAAAACGTGGCCTCGCGCCCGTACCTGCATGCCAGCAGCCTGCGCCGCAACCTGCTGAAGTCGGGCTGGCGCGCGGTCTACAACCGTCTGCAGATCGAGAGCATCACCAGCGCCAAGGACCGCAAGCTGTTCGACCAGGCGCTGGCCGACCCGCCGCCGCTGACCATGGAGACGGCCAAAGCCACCTTCGGTGATTATCTCACCCGCCCGCGCTTTCATATCCTGCGCGGCCTGGCCGAAGCCTTTACCCAGCTGGACCCCGCCTACAAGTCACACACCAAGGTGCGGATCGGTGCAAAGGGGCTGCCCAAGCGTGTCATCCTGAGCAACTGGGGCGGCTTTTCCAGCACCTATGGTCGCGATCTGTTCAAGAACATGGCGGATGCGCTTGCCGCCGTGCGCGGCCAGTCGGCGGTCGAGTGGTGCGAGATGCTGGACATCGATGAGCAGCACAAGGTGGGCGGTGATGCGGTGATGAATGGCCGGACCCTCAAGCGCTTTCGCGCAGGCCAGCCGGACGAACCTTTCGCGGCGCCCGATCGCGGCCTGACGATCCGCCGGTTCGCGAATGGCAACGCGCATGTATTCTTCGACCGGGATGCGCTGGTCGCCGTCAACCGCGGGCTGGGCGAATTCTATGGCGAGGTGTTGCCGGACGCGGAAGAGGAGGGCGTGAAGCCCAGCGCCAGCACTGCCGTATCAAAAGACCTGCAGTTCTACTGGTCGCCGCCAGCGGTGATCGAGGCTGCGCTGGAGTTCGCTGGCGTGCCGAGCCCCGCGCACTACCGTTCGGGCTATCACAAGATGCCGGTCCAGCGGGTGCTCGAGCCATCGTGCGGTGACGGGCGCATCCTCGATGCTCTGCGCGAGCGCGGACACCGGGCGCTTGGTATCGAGTATCACCCGGGCCGTGCCGCCGAAGCACGCGCGAAGGGGCACGCCGTGTTGGTAGCGAACTTCCTGGAACACCCGGCGACGCCCGAGTTCGATGCGGTCGTGATGAACCCGCCGTTCTACGGTCGGCACTACGTCCAGCATGTAAGGCACGCTTACACGTTCCTGCGCCCCGGCGGCACGCTGGTGGCGATCCTGCCCGCGACCGCGCGCTACGATTACGGCGAACTGGCGGGCGAGTGGCGGGATCTGCCTGTTGCGAGCTTTGCCGAGGCAGGAACGAACGTGCCCACCACCATGCTCAAGATGAGGGCACGTCCGTGA
- a CDS encoding DUF3800 domain-containing protein has translation MVQAEPRFHIFIDEAGDPGVKQKSGEEPDWTDWFVISAVVMDAHREQEANEWIAEMNQAIRRNPPASIHFRNLSDANRRHVCRVMAEKPLRIFVVASHKTSMRRHVSKRLGVAKAQDFYNWCVRLLLERVTEWCAGWSRQEGRDVQPARIVFSEKGGHDYGELRDYLRKLQAQTLTGNLTLDRKGITLGVMRDDLIEVIGHNDLAGLQLADIAASAFFQAACSPQKRHTVEFATKLMGRVARQGRRKFPDRFGLMLLPFPHQGQIPVADRRIFELGGYRFPKA, from the coding sequence ATGGTGCAGGCTGAACCGCGTTTCCACATATTCATCGACGAAGCTGGAGATCCCGGCGTTAAGCAGAAGTCTGGTGAGGAGCCGGACTGGACCGATTGGTTCGTAATTTCAGCCGTCGTAATGGATGCGCATCGCGAACAAGAAGCCAATGAGTGGATAGCCGAGATGAACCAGGCTATCCGGCGCAACCCGCCCGCCTCGATCCATTTCAGAAATCTCTCGGATGCGAACCGTCGCCATGTGTGCCGGGTGATGGCAGAAAAGCCTTTAAGAATTTTCGTGGTCGCCTCGCATAAGACATCCATGAGGCGCCACGTAAGCAAACGCCTCGGCGTAGCAAAGGCGCAAGATTTCTATAATTGGTGCGTTCGCTTATTGCTTGAGCGGGTCACTGAATGGTGTGCTGGATGGAGCAGGCAAGAGGGCCGTGATGTTCAGCCCGCGAGAATTGTCTTCTCTGAAAAGGGCGGGCACGATTATGGAGAGTTGAGAGATTATTTGCGCAAGCTGCAAGCGCAAACCCTCACTGGGAATCTGACTTTGGACCGGAAGGGTATCACATTGGGCGTGATGAGAGATGATCTGATCGAAGTTATCGGCCATAACGATCTGGCTGGCCTACAGCTCGCCGATATAGCCGCCAGCGCATTTTTTCAGGCGGCGTGCTCGCCTCAGAAGAGGCATACCGTCGAATTTGCCACCAAGCTGATGGGAAGGGTGGCTCGTCAAGGCAGACGAAAATTTCCCGATCGGTTCGGCCTTATGCTGCTGCCATTCCCGCACCAAGGACAAATCCCTGTAGCTGATAGGCGAATATTCGAATTGGGCGGGTATCGCTTCCCGAAGGCGTGA
- a CDS encoding YfdQ family protein encodes MAPAENRRHKARYAFPLSEEWKAWFGQNASAMTMGDFAAFLETRIVDVSEDDVSQWSAQAQSFAKANRATTPTAIATPTRLVDMSLKFRIYETAESCEAVNLTSGEAQLSFVSDHRDADGKPVDFPKLFSITIPIFARSSVLYRIIARLRYRLQGGKPVFWYELWRPDLTFEAAFNEALDKVKEETALPIFAGQPEA; translated from the coding sequence TTGGCCCCCGCTGAAAACCGCCGCCACAAGGCGCGCTATGCTTTTCCGCTCTCGGAAGAGTGGAAGGCATGGTTCGGCCAAAACGCCAGTGCGATGACGATGGGCGATTTCGCGGCCTTCCTCGAAACGCGCATCGTCGATGTGTCCGAGGACGACGTTTCGCAGTGGTCGGCGCAGGCCCAGAGCTTCGCCAAGGCGAACCGTGCCACCACGCCCACCGCGATCGCCACTCCGACGCGGCTCGTCGACATGTCGCTCAAGTTCCGCATCTACGAGACGGCGGAGTCATGCGAGGCCGTCAACCTCACCAGCGGTGAGGCGCAGCTGTCATTCGTGTCGGATCACAGAGACGCGGATGGGAAGCCTGTCGACTTCCCCAAGCTGTTCTCGATCACCATTCCGATCTTCGCCCGCTCGTCGGTGCTGTATCGCATCATCGCGCGCCTTCGCTACCGCCTCCAAGGCGGCAAGCCGGTGTTCTGGTATGAGCTGTGGCGCCCCGACCTGACGTTCGAGGCCGCGTTCAATGAAGCGCTCGACAAGGTGAAGGAAGAAACGGCGCTGCCGATCTTCGCCGGCCAGCCGGAAGCCTGA
- a CDS encoding CHAP domain-containing protein: protein MKALFATATLALSALTMIAPAHASGRIDTVVAPSDSDGGSDVKSPGYLECVPFARKATGIKLYGDARTWWGQAQGRYATGSTPQVGAVMAFQPYRNSVLGHVAAVTKIIDSRTILVSHANWSPIDGERGQIERNVTVLDVSPANDWSEVRVWYAPIQNLGAAHWPVEGFIYPGKPGKHMMQAKTRLAMADAAPAKSRNGDAIGEILSGDY, encoded by the coding sequence ATGAAAGCCCTTTTCGCCACCGCCACTCTCGCCCTTTCCGCCCTGACCATGATCGCTCCCGCTCACGCCAGCGGACGGATCGATACGGTCGTCGCGCCTTCGGACAGCGATGGCGGCAGCGATGTAAAGAGCCCCGGCTATCTGGAATGCGTGCCGTTCGCGCGTAAGGCCACCGGCATCAAGCTCTATGGCGATGCCAGGACCTGGTGGGGACAGGCGCAGGGCCGCTATGCCACCGGCAGCACACCGCAGGTCGGCGCGGTCATGGCCTTCCAGCCCTATCGCAACTCAGTGCTGGGCCACGTTGCGGCAGTAACCAAAATCATCGATTCGCGCACCATTCTGGTGAGCCACGCGAACTGGTCGCCGATTGACGGCGAGCGCGGGCAGATCGAACGCAATGTGACGGTGCTCGACGTGTCACCGGCCAACGACTGGAGCGAAGTGCGCGTATGGTATGCGCCGATCCAGAACCTCGGCGCCGCGCACTGGCCGGTAGAGGGCTTCATCTATCCGGGCAAACCGGGCAAGCACATGATGCAGGCAAAAACGCGGCTGGCGATGGCCGATGCCGCTCCTGCAAAGAGCCGCAATGGCGATGCGATTGGCGAGATTCTCTCCGGCGACTATTGA
- a CDS encoding BrnT family toxin, whose protein sequence is MNIEFDPAKDASNIVKHGISLSRAVEMDGAVYVEDDRYDEPRFRVYGLIDDVPHCAAIAIRGQNVRVISLRRAHRKEFKRHV, encoded by the coding sequence ATGAACATTGAATTCGACCCCGCGAAAGACGCCAGCAACATTGTCAAGCATGGCATCTCGCTTTCGCGCGCGGTTGAGATGGACGGCGCGGTCTATGTCGAAGACGATCGGTATGACGAGCCGCGCTTCCGGGTCTACGGTCTGATCGACGATGTTCCTCACTGCGCGGCGATTGCGATCCGTGGCCAGAACGTCCGCGTTATCAGCCTTCGCCGCGCTCATCGTAAGGAGTTCAAGCGCCATGTCTAA